One stretch of Echeneis naucrates chromosome 11, fEcheNa1.1, whole genome shotgun sequence DNA includes these proteins:
- the kifc1 gene encoding kinesin-like protein KIFC1, with product MSRLPVMSNKRVLMSSSSSENSQDHAPAQKKIRKDPEPVKPQAAATIIGGKRPPVAATRAPISKPVRSLGAATVAVGPSGGVLKRSIASAAAKGVNNKQPVASTVTKAGGGTRRHAWDLKGKVSDLEDKIRSYQTRVKSVNQENEALKGSVAESQTKAAQVEKRLEKQQNQIREYEEELQSLSGVRDELEKVSSERNTLQKELSNLEGKYKVMETLRDSQETELQTLKMKLSVQESTLARVQATLRDTEEEVRCLKETVAQQNDDLHAGEMERRRLHNTIQELKGNIRVFCRVRPTVDGGLSKHIQLPATDNKMITLAKTEESHTGKTTDTQKNYNFSFDRVFGAKASQQEVFEEISLLVQSALDGYNVCCFAYGQTGSGKTYTMEGEEFNENRGVIPRAVQQIFKAGEKLGSQGWEFSFTASFVEIYNESLRDLLYTGKASKRPEHEIRKSANNEVTITNLTYEKVSNEDQVLGLIALANQNRSTAQTAQNDRSSRSHSVFQLDIEGINAGRDVKCKSTLCLVDLAGSERLVKSQSQGERFKEMTAINGSLSNLGIVITALANKENYIPYRNSKLTYLLQGCLGGNSKTLMFVNIAPETDSFGETLNSLRFASKVNDCVIGTASANRK from the exons ATGTCCCGCTTACCAGTTATGTCCAACAAGAGGGTCCTCATGAgtagcagcagctcagagaacAGCCAAGACCATGCTCCTGCTCAG AAGAAGATTCGAAAGGACCCGGAGCCCGTCAAACCCCAGGCAGCAGCTACAATCATCGGGGGCAAGCGGCCTCCTGTTGCAGCAACCAGGGCGCCTATAT ctAAGCCAGTCAGGAGTTTGGGAGCTGCCACTGTGGCTGTTGGTCCATCCGGAG GTGTCCTGAAGCGATCTATAGCCTCAGCTGCAGCAAAGGGAgtcaacaacaaacagcctGTTGCTTCTACCGTCACAAAAGCAG gtgGAGGCACCCGACGACATGCATGGGACCTCAAGGGCAAGGTCAGCGACTTAGAGGATAAGATCCGCAGCTACCAGACAAGGGTTAAATCTGTAAATCAGGAGAATGAGGCTCTGAAAGGCTCAGTGGCTGAGAGCCAAACAAAAGCGGCACAGGTTGAAAAACGGCTTGAGAAGCAGCAGAACCAGATCAG GGAGtatgaggaggagctgcagtCACTATCAGGAGTCCGGGATGAGTTGGAGAAAGTGTCCAGTGAGAGGAACACTCTTCAAAAGGAGCTTTCCAACTTGGAAGGCAAATACAAGGTCATGGAGACACTCCGAGATAGCCAAGAGACAGAGCTACAAACTCTTAAG aTGAAGCTGTCGGTCCAGGAGTCAACTCTGGCCCGTGTGCAGGCGACtctcagagacacagaggaggaggtcCGCTGTCTCAAAGAGACTGTGGCTCAACAAAATGATGATCTTCATGCTGGAGAAATGGAGCGCAGGCGGCTCCACAATACCATTCAGGAGCTCAAG GGCAATATCAGGGTCTTTTGCAGAGTGCGGCCAACTGTGGATGGAGGACTTAGCAAACACATTCAGCTCCCAGCCACTGACAACAAGATGATAACACTGGCCAAAACCGAGGAG TCTCACACAGGCAAAACTACGGATACTCAGAAGAATTACAACTTCAGTTTTGACCGTGTGTTTGGCGCCAAAGCTTCACAACAGGAG GTCTTTGAAGAGATTTCTCTGCTGGTGCAGTCGGCATTGGATGGCTACAACGTCTGCTGCTTTGCCTATggccagacaggaagtggaaagaCATATACTATGGAGGGAGAGGAGTTTAATGAGAACAGAGGTGTCATTCCCAGAGCCGTGCAGCAAATCTTCAAAGCTGGAGAGAAACTGGGATCGCAAGGCTGGGAG TTCAGCTTCACAGCAAGCTTTGTTGAAATCTACAATGAGAGCCTGCGGGACCTCCTCTACACCGGCAAGGCCAGCAAGAGGCCCGAGCACGAGATCAGAAAGTCAGCCAACAATGAGGTGACGATCACCAACCTCACCTATGAGAAGGTCTCCAATGAGGACCAG GTTCTTGGCCTGATAGCTCTGGCCAATCAGAATCGTTCCACAGCCCAGACAGCCCAGAATGATCGCTCATCTCGCTCTCATTCAGTCTTCCAGCTGGATATTGAGGGAATAAATGCTGGCAGGGATGTCAAATGCAAGT ccACTCTGTGCCTGGTGGACTTGGCTGGCAGTGAGCGATTGGTGAAGAGTCAGTCTCAGGGTGAGCGCTTTAAAGAGATGACGGCCATCAACGGCTCCCTTTCCAATCTGGGCATCGTCATCACGGCACTGGCCAACAAG gagaaTTATATTCCCTACAGAAACTCGAAGCTCACTTACCTTCTGCAGGGCTGCCTGGGAGGGAACAGCAAAAC CTTGATGTTTGTGAACATCgcaccagagacagacagcttcGGGGAAACCCTCAACTCCTTGAGGTTTGCCAGCAAG GTGAATGATTGTGTTATTGGGACCGCAAGTGCCAACAGGAAGTAA